A single genomic interval of Acidobacteriota bacterium harbors:
- a CDS encoding ribulokinase, which yields MKNKKYSLGIDFGTESGRAVLVEVDTGNEVATSVYYYKDGVIDRFLPGSNIQLKPDWALQNPQDYLDVIKYAIPDVLKKGYVNPEDVIGIGIDFTSCTMMPVDKNGIPLCMLDEYRNNPHSWVKLWKHHVAQYEADRLNSVAKQRGESFLEIYGGKISSEWLFPKIMEILDEAPEIYNAADRFIEGADWIVLKMTGSEKRNSCSAGYKAIWQKGIGYPSKDFFRALDPRLEKVVEEKLRSDIYPPGEKAGGLTKEMAEITQLKKGTPVSVGNVDAHVCVPASTIAEEGKMLMIVGTSICHMILGKEKKIVEGISGVVEDGIIPGYYGYEAGQAGAGDILAWFVRNCVPSFYENEAKEKGVDLYSLLQEKASNLRAGQSGLLALDWWNGNRSILVDGDLTGLLIGATIGTKPEEIYHALIESIAFGTNIIIDAFEKKGVEVKELYACGGLAEKNSLLMQIFSDVTGRKIKMAKSSETSALGAAMFGAVAAGKENGGYESIFEAAEKMAGLKDTVYVPDKENHRMYKRLFKEYSKLYNYFGRGRNNVMKFLKKLKSGVI from the coding sequence ATGAAAAATAAAAAATATTCACTTGGTATTGATTTTGGAACTGAGTCCGGAAGGGCTGTGCTTGTAGAGGTGGATACTGGCAATGAAGTAGCAACCTCAGTTTATTATTATAAAGATGGAGTTATCGACAGATTTCTCCCGGGCAGTAATATTCAATTGAAGCCTGACTGGGCTCTTCAAAACCCTCAGGATTATTTAGATGTTATTAAGTATGCAATTCCTGATGTATTAAAAAAAGGATACGTTAATCCTGAAGATGTTATAGGAATAGGAATTGATTTTACTTCCTGTACAATGATGCCAGTTGATAAAAATGGAATCCCTCTTTGTATGCTGGATGAATACAGAAATAACCCCCATTCGTGGGTAAAATTATGGAAGCATCATGTTGCTCAATATGAAGCGGATAGATTAAATTCTGTTGCAAAGCAGAGAGGAGAATCTTTTCTTGAAATATATGGAGGGAAAATCTCCTCCGAATGGCTTTTTCCAAAAATAATGGAGATTCTCGACGAGGCGCCTGAAATTTATAATGCCGCTGATAGATTCATCGAGGGAGCTGACTGGATTGTTTTAAAGATGACAGGAAGTGAAAAGAGAAATTCATGTTCAGCCGGCTATAAAGCAATATGGCAAAAAGGAATTGGATACCCAAGTAAAGATTTTTTCAGAGCCCTTGACCCTCGATTGGAAAAAGTTGTTGAGGAAAAATTAAGGTCTGACATATATCCTCCTGGAGAAAAAGCAGGTGGACTTACTAAAGAGATGGCAGAAATAACACAGCTGAAAAAGGGAACACCCGTTTCTGTGGGAAATGTGGATGCTCATGTTTGTGTCCCAGCTTCAACAATAGCGGAAGAGGGAAAAATGTTAATGATTGTGGGAACATCAATCTGCCATATGATTCTTGGAAAGGAGAAGAAAATTGTAGAGGGAATAAGCGGTGTTGTGGAGGATGGAATAATTCCTGGGTACTATGGTTATGAAGCTGGACAGGCAGGAGCAGGAGATATTTTAGCATGGTTTGTGAGAAATTGTGTTCCCTCTTTTTATGAAAATGAGGCAAAAGAAAAAGGAGTAGATTTATACAGTCTTCTTCAGGAAAAGGCTTCAAATTTAAGAGCAGGTCAGAGCGGACTTTTGGCTCTTGACTGGTGGAATGGAAATAGGTCAATACTTGTTGATGGTGACTTAACAGGATTGCTCATTGGTGCTACAATTGGAACAAAGCCTGAAGAAATTTATCATGCTCTTATCGAATCAATAGCTTTTGGAACAAACATAATAATCGATGCTTTTGAGAAAAAGGGCGTTGAAGTTAAAGAATTGTATGCATGTGGAGGTCTTGCTGAAAAGAACTCATTGTTGATGCAGATATTTTCAGATGTGACAGGAAGGAAGATAAAAATGGCAAAATCGAGCGAAACTTCAGCATTGGGAGCTGCCATGTTCGGAGCAGTAGCAGCAGGTAAGGAAAATGGTGGGTATGAGAGTATTTTTGAAGCTGCAGAAAAAATGGCAGGATTAAAAGATACAGTTTATGTTCCTGATAAGGAAAATCATAGAATGTATAAAAGGCTATTCAAAGAATATTCAAAGTTATATAACTACTTTGGGCGGGGAAGAAACAATGTGATGAAGTTTTTAAAGAAATTAAAGTCAGGAGTGATATAA
- a CDS encoding peptidyl-prolyl cis-trans isomerase, producing MKRFLTIVTIFFILFIACNKDQEKKGETKPNINKVKNSDREIILKIDSIFYTNKDFKDYISFIFEEGEKTLQPKVLSRLFDKFVNEKILLFEAKKMEIQLGKDEDYFLKQEGIKEEYKKIYEENYIIEKYVSDFIKKNIKIDEGEIENYYKSHPEKFKLLERVRVSQILLSSESEAIEILQKLKKSPPSEFAKIAKDKSISPESQRGGEMGYFAKGELPEELERVIFSLKVGEISPVVKSNFGYHILRVEERFSPKIVSLDEAKEKIRLRLLQEKESMLYQQKLKEVKEKINYRVYLDKLFFDYEYERSE from the coding sequence ATGAAAAGATTTTTAACAATTGTTACAATATTTTTTATTTTGTTTATTGCATGCAATAAAGATCAAGAAAAAAAGGGTGAAACAAAACCAAATATTAATAAAGTAAAAAATTCTGATAGAGAAATTATTTTAAAGATCGATTCAATCTTTTATACAAATAAAGATTTTAAAGATTATATTTCCTTTATTTTTGAAGAAGGAGAAAAAACCCTTCAGCCAAAAGTTTTGAGCAGACTGTTTGACAAGTTTGTTAATGAAAAAATTTTACTTTTCGAAGCGAAAAAAATGGAAATTCAGTTAGGAAAAGATGAGGATTATTTCTTGAAACAGGAAGGCATCAAGGAAGAATATAAAAAAATTTATGAGGAGAATTATATTATTGAAAAATATGTCTCTGATTTTATAAAAAAGAACATCAAAATTGACGAGGGGGAAATAGAAAATTATTATAAATCTCATCCTGAAAAATTTAAACTTTTAGAGAGGGTTAGAGTTAGTCAGATACTTCTTTCCTCAGAGTCTGAAGCAATAGAAATACTTCAGAAATTGAAAAAATCCCCTCCTTCTGAGTTTGCTAAGATAGCAAAGGATAAGTCGATAAGTCCTGAGAGTCAGAGAGGTGGTGAAATGGGTTATTTTGCAAAAGGAGAATTACCGGAAGAGCTTGAAAGAGTTATTTTTTCCCTGAAAGTTGGAGAGATAAGTCCTGTTGTAAAATCAAATTTTGGTTATCACATTCTCAGAGTTGAGGAGAGATTTTCTCCGAAGATTGTTTCTCTGGATGAAGCAAAAGAAAAAATAAGGTTAAGATTACTTCAGGAAAAAGAATCGATGCTTTATCAGCAAAAATTAAAAGAAGTAAAAGAAAAGATAAATTATAGAGTATATTTAGATAAGCTTTTTTTTGATTACGAATATGAGAGAAGTGAATGA
- a CDS encoding peptidyl-prolyl cis-trans isomerase, whose product MKKIQFIEILCIILGFPVFMTFTTLVSSEVIDEIVAIVNNDIITLSDVRKVDINFRIFLSQKFQGEELRKEIEKTRESILVNLIEKKLLYQEAKEENLTFEAELTSIITNIMKENNLENERQLAEAMSREGIKYEEWKKEMEINILQEKLIRKRIDTTLIVENAELLDYYKNHQAEFRIPAEVYVKGIFLKNSDNVESLKKEIEEKLKEESFENVASMYSQGPEKDKGGDLGSFKKGEMEKSLDEAIFSSNVGDVTQWIKVPNGWYKIKLESKKEEGMEPFEETREEIYNKILEVKRMPALRKYIESLKKKAYIKILIPNPFEKID is encoded by the coding sequence ATGAAAAAGATACAATTTATTGAGATTTTATGTATCATCTTGGGTTTCCCTGTGTTTATGACATTCACGACATTAGTTTCCTCTGAAGTAATCGATGAGATAGTAGCAATTGTAAATAATGATATTATTACGCTATCTGATGTAAGAAAAGTTGACATAAATTTCAGAATATTTCTCTCTCAGAAATTTCAAGGAGAAGAGCTGAGGAAGGAAATTGAGAAAACGAGGGAATCGATTCTTGTAAATTTAATTGAGAAGAAACTTCTTTATCAGGAGGCTAAAGAGGAGAATTTGACGTTTGAAGCTGAATTGACATCTATTATCACCAATATAATGAAGGAGAACAATTTAGAGAATGAAAGGCAGCTTGCTGAAGCAATGAGCAGAGAGGGAATTAAATACGAAGAATGGAAAAAAGAGATGGAAATAAACATATTGCAGGAAAAATTAATAAGAAAGAGAATTGATACTACATTGATTGTGGAAAATGCAGAGTTACTCGATTATTACAAAAATCATCAGGCTGAATTTAGAATTCCAGCAGAGGTTTATGTCAAAGGGATATTTTTGAAGAATTCTGATAATGTTGAATCATTAAAAAAGGAGATCGAGGAAAAATTGAAAGAGGAGAGCTTTGAAAATGTTGCATCAATGTATTCTCAAGGACCCGAGAAAGATAAAGGTGGAGACCTTGGGAGTTTTAAAAAAGGGGAAATGGAAAAATCCCTTGATGAAGCTATTTTTTCATCAAATGTGGGAGATGTAACTCAATGGATAAAAGTTCCAAATGGATGGTATAAAATAAAACTCGAGAGCAAAAAAGAGGAGGGAATGGAACCATTTGAAGAGACCAGAGAAGAAATTTATAATAAGATACTGGAAGTAAAGAGAATGCCAGCTTTAAGAAAATATATAGAATCCCTCAAAAAGAAAGCATACATTAAAATTCTTATCCCAAATCCTTTTGAAAAAATAGATTAG
- a CDS encoding cyclodeaminase/cyclohydrolase family protein — MEQFAEKKIKDFLDDLASDSLTPGGGTASALSGALGASLFEMTGKISLKKVEENMLRTIIEKLPEKRRGAEILMDLDSEAFSEVMKCFRLPKNSDEEKRFRKEKIQEALKKATDVPLMTSTLSFSILEDAHKVKEKINPNTLSDFYVSVLFLFSGVMGGIYNAEINLDSIEDEEFKTHHREKISEIKEKARDLLKEILNI; from the coding sequence ATGGAACAATTTGCAGAGAAAAAGATTAAAGACTTTCTTGATGACCTGGCTTCTGATTCTCTTACTCCAGGAGGAGGAACAGCCTCAGCTCTTTCAGGAGCCCTGGGGGCTTCTCTTTTTGAAATGACAGGAAAAATATCACTGAAAAAAGTTGAAGAGAATATGCTGAGAACAATAATCGAGAAATTGCCGGAGAAAAGAAGGGGGGCTGAGATATTGATGGACCTTGATTCAGAGGCTTTTTCTGAGGTTATGAAATGTTTCAGACTTCCAAAAAATTCAGATGAGGAGAAAAGATTCAGAAAAGAAAAAATTCAGGAGGCTTTAAAAAAGGCTACAGATGTCCCTCTCATGACTTCTACATTAAGCTTTTCAATTCTCGAAGATGCCCATAAAGTAAAAGAAAAGATAAATCCAAACACCCTGAGCGATTTCTATGTATCAGTCCTTTTTTTATTCTCAGGAGTTATGGGCGGAATTTATAATGCAGAAATAAATTTAGATTCAATTGAAGACGAGGAGTTTAAAACGCATCACAGGGAAAAAATATCTGAAATAAAGGAAAAAGCAAGGGATTTACTCAAGGAAATACTGAATATCTAG
- the amrS gene encoding AmmeMemoRadiSam system radical SAM enzyme, with amino-acid sequence MKKSGRRKFIKNLSSCALLASINPKFLKSLFPEDLFLNSSSELSYVEAKFYKKLPDNEVKCEICPRECVVGDKERGYCGVRENKKGKYYILVYGRPCALNVDPIEKKPFFHFLPGTEAFSIATAGCNVNCKFCQNWQISQVRPEQIRSFDVSPEEIVKYAKRYGAPSISYTYSEPIIFYEYMYDVSLIAWRNGIRNTVVTGGHINPEPLLELTKVVDAIKVDLKAFHEKFFKEIVRGELKPVLETIKLIKKSGKWLEIVYLVIPTLNDSPEDIRKMSQWLVKEVGNDVPIHFSRFYPMYLMKNLPPTPISTLEKLRDITIKEGVKYVYIGNVPGHEGEKTFCEKCGQIIVDRFGYTIRNINIKNGKCKFCLSKIPGVWNI; translated from the coding sequence ATGAAAAAATCGGGAAGAAGAAAATTTATCAAAAACCTTTCCTCCTGCGCTCTCTTGGCATCCATCAACCCAAAATTTCTAAAGAGTCTATTTCCGGAAGATTTATTCTTAAACTCATCATCTGAGCTTTCTTATGTTGAGGCAAAATTTTATAAAAAGCTACCAGATAATGAGGTTAAATGTGAAATCTGCCCGAGAGAATGTGTAGTAGGAGATAAAGAAAGAGGATACTGCGGAGTCAGAGAAAATAAAAAGGGGAAATATTACATTCTTGTGTATGGAAGGCCCTGTGCTTTAAACGTGGATCCAATTGAAAAGAAGCCCTTCTTCCATTTTTTGCCCGGAACAGAGGCATTCTCAATAGCAACAGCTGGATGTAATGTAAACTGTAAATTCTGTCAGAACTGGCAGATTTCCCAGGTCAGGCCCGAACAGATAAGAAGCTTCGATGTATCTCCTGAAGAGATTGTTAAATACGCCAAAAGATATGGAGCTCCTTCGATATCCTATACTTATTCGGAGCCGATTATTTTCTATGAATACATGTACGATGTCTCACTGATTGCATGGAGAAACGGGATCAGAAATACTGTTGTAACCGGAGGACATATAAACCCTGAGCCTCTGTTAGAGCTAACAAAGGTGGTTGATGCAATAAAAGTTGACCTTAAAGCTTTTCATGAAAAATTCTTTAAAGAAATAGTTCGGGGAGAATTAAAACCTGTTCTTGAAACAATAAAATTAATAAAGAAAAGCGGTAAATGGCTTGAAATTGTCTATCTTGTGATACCAACGCTCAATGATTCTCCTGAGGATATAAGAAAAATGAGTCAGTGGCTTGTTAAAGAAGTTGGAAATGATGTTCCTATTCATTTTTCAAGATTTTATCCTATGTATCTGATGAAAAATCTTCCACCAACTCCAATTTCAACATTAGAAAAATTAAGGGATATCACGATAAAAGAAGGGGTTAAATATGTATACATAGGAAATGTTCCCGGGCATGAAGGAGAAAAAACCTTCTGCGAAAAATGTGGACAGATTATTGTCGATAGATTTGGATATACAATTAGAAACATAAACATAAAAAATGGAAAATGTAAATTTTGCCTCAGCAAGATTCCAGGCGTTTGGAACATCTAA
- a CDS encoding 6-bladed beta-propeller: MTKFKSLKWFFIFIVFIFLFNNCKTDSKYPYKKIQIKKLFEFGSDEGDDNYIFHDPHHLDVDSIGNIYVLDTGNARIQKFSPAGKYIATIGKKGEGPGEFSQFIFTFYIDNRDIIWVVDRANFRISKFKSSGEYLGSLPIKFDALKILVNSKGDIMLKIMDRTRTNLFVILNSKGKSLKKFGKVQTFDNPYIFVQMNYGQVTLNQHDQIFHSFSSPYVIQIYGANGDLLNEFTRELPYKVSIPTVDTSKGYAQFKNYKWVSFAISVDSHGYILNLFSNKPENTEIGDAIDIFDSSGKLMQTISLDTPTRSMVLKDDKLYTISFADFYKVRIFEIERSK; encoded by the coding sequence ATGACTAAGTTCAAATCATTGAAATGGTTTTTTATATTCATCGTTTTTATTTTTCTATTTAATAATTGTAAAACTGATAGCAAATATCCATATAAAAAAATCCAGATAAAGAAGTTGTTCGAGTTCGGTTCTGATGAGGGTGATGATAACTATATTTTTCACGACCCTCATCATCTTGATGTAGACAGCATAGGAAACATTTATGTTTTGGATACGGGAAATGCGCGAATTCAAAAGTTTAGCCCCGCTGGAAAATATATAGCAACCATTGGGAAAAAGGGTGAAGGCCCAGGAGAATTTAGTCAGTTTATTTTCACATTCTACATAGATAATAGGGATATTATCTGGGTTGTAGATCGTGCTAATTTTAGAATTAGCAAATTCAAAAGTTCTGGAGAATATTTGGGATCCTTGCCGATAAAATTTGATGCGTTGAAAATTTTAGTGAATAGTAAAGGAGATATTATGCTTAAAATTATGGATCGTACTCGTACTAACTTATTCGTTATTCTTAATAGCAAAGGGAAATCTCTAAAGAAATTCGGAAAAGTTCAAACTTTTGATAATCCTTATATATTTGTTCAAATGAATTATGGACAAGTTACTTTAAATCAGCATGATCAAATATTTCATTCTTTCTCTTCGCCATATGTAATCCAAATATATGGAGCAAATGGAGATTTACTTAATGAATTTACTCGAGAACTTCCATATAAAGTTTCTATCCCTACAGTTGATACCTCTAAAGGATATGCACAATTCAAAAATTATAAATGGGTTTCCTTCGCAATATCTGTTGATTCCCATGGGTATATTCTTAACCTTTTTTCTAACAAGCCCGAGAATACTGAGATAGGGGATGCTATAGATATATTTGATTCTTCTGGAAAATTGATGCAGACAATTTCTCTTGATACTCCGACAAGGTCTATGGTTCTAAAAGATGATAAATTATATACAATCTCTTTTGCTGATTTTTATAAAGTAAGAATCTTCGAAATAGAAAGGAGTAAATAA
- a CDS encoding DUF362 domain-containing protein, which produces MKAKVVIVRAKGIVDTGKIDKELAKKVIDKGLGALYDEKSSVEPLRKIFGRSKSIGIKINTLAGKMMSSIPEIPFALSDLIISSGKKAENIIVWDRTNGELKDSGYKLNYSGNEIRVFGTDTYGVGYEEELTEHRNIGSLFSRIQSQLTDSSISLGILKDHGITGITGGMKNYYGAVHNPNKYHDNHGNPFIADLFSCDLIKNKNKIIILDALKVQYHRGPSFHPKYFEMYESLIFGEDPVAVDSVGLKIIEEIRKKHGLKSLKEEDREPLWLKTASDYGLGESDLKKIEIQEINI; this is translated from the coding sequence ATGAAAGCTAAGGTTGTAATTGTTAGAGCTAAAGGAATTGTTGATACCGGGAAGATAGATAAAGAGCTTGCGAAAAAAGTTATAGATAAGGGATTGGGTGCCCTTTATGATGAAAAAAGTTCTGTAGAGCCTTTAAGGAAAATCTTTGGAAGGTCAAAATCAATCGGCATAAAAATAAACACCCTTGCTGGAAAGATGATGTCATCAATTCCAGAGATTCCTTTCGCACTTTCAGATTTAATAATTTCTTCAGGAAAAAAGGCTGAAAACATAATCGTCTGGGACAGGACAAACGGAGAATTAAAAGATTCAGGTTATAAATTAAACTATTCTGGAAATGAAATAAGAGTTTTTGGGACAGACACATATGGAGTTGGATATGAAGAGGAACTAACAGAACACAGGAACATAGGAAGTCTTTTTTCAAGGATACAATCGCAGTTAACAGACTCTTCGATAAGTCTTGGAATTTTAAAGGACCATGGAATAACAGGAATAACAGGAGGAATGAAAAATTATTATGGAGCAGTGCATAACCCCAATAAATACCATGACAATCATGGAAATCCATTTATAGCAGACCTTTTCTCCTGTGATTTGATTAAAAATAAGAATAAAATAATTATCCTCGATGCCCTGAAAGTTCAGTACCATCGAGGTCCTTCTTTCCATCCAAAATATTTTGAAATGTATGAATCTCTGATTTTTGGGGAGGATCCTGTGGCAGTGGATTCTGTTGGCTTGAAAATTATCGAAGAAATAAGAAAAAAACATGGTCTAAAATCTTTAAAAGAAGAGGATAGAGAACCCTTGTGGTTGAAGACTGCTTCAGATTATGGGTTAGGGGAATCTGATTTAAAAAAGATTGAAATCCAGGAAATAAATATTTAA
- a CDS encoding arginine decarboxylase, pyruvoyl-dependent, which produces MVPKKLFLTKGVGRHREKLASFEEALRDAEIAPFNLVKTSSIFPPKCELISKQEGIKLLKPGQVIFCILSENSTNEPHRLIVASVGIAIPKNKNTYGYLSEHHSFGQREEDAGDYAEELAASMLATTLGLPFDLEKSWDEKKGIFKISDKIVTTRNITQSAVGKKGVWTTVIAGAIFIF; this is translated from the coding sequence ATGGTTCCTAAGAAATTATTCTTAACAAAAGGAGTTGGCAGGCACAGGGAAAAACTTGCTTCCTTTGAGGAAGCACTTCGTGATGCCGAAATCGCTCCTTTCAATCTGGTTAAAACCTCTTCGATCTTTCCTCCAAAGTGTGAATTAATATCAAAACAAGAAGGAATTAAACTTCTAAAACCAGGTCAAGTCATTTTTTGTATTCTCAGTGAAAATTCTACCAATGAACCCCATAGATTAATTGTAGCCTCAGTAGGAATTGCCATCCCAAAAAATAAGAATACCTACGGGTATCTTTCAGAACATCATTCTTTTGGTCAGAGAGAGGAAGACGCTGGAGACTACGCTGAGGAATTAGCTGCATCAATGCTTGCAACCACTCTTGGACTACCCTTTGACCTTGAGAAAAGCTGGGATGAGAAAAAAGGAATTTTCAAAATTTCAGATAAGATTGTTACAACACGGAATATCACTCAAAGTGCTGTTGGCAAAAAAGGAGTTTGGACAACAGTAATCGCAGGAGCGATATTTATCTTTTAA
- a CDS encoding polyprenyl synthetase family protein: protein MEKFLEYLEEKRKKIDNSIENILPPPEIYPSSLHQAMRYGVLNGGKRIRPILTIAVSEITGGKEEPAMIAGTSIELIHCASLILDDLPCMDNSVLRRGKETCHRVFGEDIAILAAFGLLNMGYYLLATLKEKGVKDKIVVNLMKRFNDAIGTDGLLAGQTVDLESNSKNITSEIIDYIYNKKTASLFVAAAEFGSILSEINKKEMFSILRYARDIGLAFQIKDDILDAEGDIKKLGKEIKKDLKKTTHVSLFGVEKSKEKVKELINSAINHINQFGKKAELLINLAKFIEIRET from the coding sequence GTGGAAAAATTCCTGGAATATTTAGAAGAAAAAAGAAAAAAGATAGATAACTCAATAGAGAATATTTTACCTCCCCCTGAAATATATCCATCCAGTTTACATCAGGCAATGAGATATGGAGTCCTAAATGGAGGAAAACGGATAAGGCCAATTCTAACTATCGCTGTATCAGAAATAACAGGAGGCAAAGAAGAGCCTGCTATGATAGCAGGAACATCGATTGAACTGATTCATTGCGCATCTTTAATACTCGATGACCTTCCATGCATGGATAATTCAGTTCTCAGAAGGGGTAAAGAAACATGTCACAGAGTATTCGGAGAGGATATTGCAATACTTGCAGCATTTGGCCTTTTAAATATGGGTTATTATCTCCTTGCCACTCTGAAAGAAAAAGGAGTAAAAGATAAAATTGTTGTAAATTTGATGAAAAGATTTAATGATGCAATCGGAACTGATGGATTACTTGCGGGCCAGACTGTAGATCTTGAATCCAATTCAAAGAATATAACCAGCGAAATTATTGATTATATTTATAATAAGAAAACAGCTTCATTATTTGTGGCAGCAGCCGAATTTGGTTCAATTCTTTCTGAGATAAACAAGAAAGAGATGTTTTCAATTTTAAGGTATGCAAGAGATATTGGATTAGCTTTTCAGATAAAAGATGATATCCTCGATGCTGAGGGAGACATCAAAAAACTTGGGAAAGAAATAAAAAAAGATTTAAAAAAGACCACCCATGTTTCACTCTTCGGAGTAGAAAAATCTAAAGAAAAGGTTAAAGAATTAATAAATTCTGCGATAAATCACATCAATCAATTTGGGAAAAAAGCTGAATTACTGATTAACCTTGCAAAATTTATAGAGATAAGAGAAACTTAA